The genomic segment CCAGGTCGACCCGGAAGCTCTCAGCACAGGAGGTTGGCTCCTCAGGGGAAGGGTCTTCCTCCTGGATCAGGTCCAAAGTCAGCATCCCATCCGAGGTAGAGGTTGAAgcctggagagggagagggcaggaaggaagggggtAGACTGTCATCCATGGGCATTTCAGGACTGACTGCCTGAGAGAGAAGCAAGCTGTGGTCATTTCCCTCCTCAATGTGCCTTCCCTGAATGAGAAGTCCCCACTCCTGACAGAGCCCTCTGACTTTGTTTGCTCTTTCTTATTCCTTTGATGGTGATTTGAACTTAATTCTTTCATTCTTCTGTGATTTAAAGTAATTTCTCTGGTTGCCCATATTTTCCACTTTACCACGCGCTTCCCCTTACAGTGTCTTCTCCTTCCGTGTTGTGGACTCGCAGCATCAACTGGGTCTGACACACACAGGATGCCTTGCATGGCAGGGcaacttttcttctcttctgtatCCTCTGAGCCACACATCTCAACCCCCTCTGCTATTTGGACCTCAGAACCCCTTGCCTTTAGATAAAACTTGTTCTATTTCCAGAATACTGTAATTTTTTACAGGGTAAaatactgtaattttttaaaagataaaaaagtaatactttaaaaaagttattcAACACCTCACATGTATTGATACACATGTTATTTCAATCATTCCTCACAGCAGCCCTTCACATGGGCACGATTATGCCCCACTTTACAGCTGGAGGTGGGCAGCTTCAGCAAAGCTGATTCCAACCCAGCTTTGTCTGATTGCAAAGCCCTCACTCTTTCTACTATACCTGAGTGCCTCATTCCCTAGAGACTTTGAGCTCGGACAAGTGAAAGAAAATCCTTGCTCCCCTAAATGCCTGCAATATGTAATGCTCTTACCTGTCAGGATAGCTAGCCACCAGACATCAGTTTACATTGCCTCGTAGTATTCATCtcttctatttctcactttccttGTGAGTGTATCTCATTCTCCTCAAAGGATGCTAAATCTATTAGGCAtccgtgtgtgctaagtcgcttcagtcatgtctgactctttgcgaccccatggactgtagccgtgcaggctcctctgtccatgggattctccaggcaagaatactggagtgggctgccataccctcctccaggggatcttccagacccaggtatcaaacccatatcttctgcattggcaggtgggttccttaccactaggaCCAACTGGAAGCCCTTATTGAGGGCACATCTTTCAAATTCACAGTAGGTACTAAATATTTTTGGTTTGGAGGAATCGAGAAAGGGAACAGGGTGAAGGGACTTTCCTAGCTTTTGACCTTGGTACACAAATGCCTCTGGTGGGCTAAGATACAGTCCCGTCTGAGATGAACTGACATGGAGTTAGCCCTTCAGCAATTTTTACTTTCTAATAGTCTTACATACCACAGCCATTAGGTGTCCCCGAGTCGGAGGGCGGCGGGAGTGCTGGATTTTTGCCCTGTCTCGAGTCGGGTGGGCGAGATAGCTGTCCTCCTCAACGGTGACCTGAAGAGCCGAACTGTGAGTCATGGGTGCTATTCAGAGACTCCTAGTCCCAGACCAGCTTCCCCTGAGGCCTGAACACGCCTGGCCTGGGAAATAACCCCCAGCTCAGGAACTGCTCCTGAGCAAATCCAAGGGCAAGGATTTATGGGACATGAAGGGGCTTCTTGGGCTTGCTCACGCGTCAGAAAGCGGGCAAACAGGAGCTGGCAGAAAAGACTTGGAAGCTAGGAGGAGAGCAGGGCTTTCCAAAGGAGATAATGCAGCGGAGCTGGTGGGGGGGGCAGCAAACGGCCCGCGCCACCCTCTTCCCTCTGTAACGGGCCACCCAGCTCCCTGTGGCTCAGCGTCCACCTCCCCACAATTACCCCCCTAACCTCATCCAAGACGCGGTTCTTGGCTCGGGTGATGGCAGAGTTGAGGGCATTGATCCATGATTCCTTCTCTTCCGGACTCACTGCCAGGAAGATCAGGTTAGGTGCCTGTGAGAAGATTCGCGTTTCAGTCAGGGTTTTTACAGAGTTGGCCTCACCTTGACAGTGAAGAAATGAGAAGTTGAACTTCATTCTCTTAGACCCAGCTCTTGGAAGGAGAGAGATTCTACTTCTGGAGTCACCTGTAACTTAAGGAAATCATCCTCTATTCCTGCAAAATGCCCTTGCTTGGAGACTGTTTTAGAAATGACCGAGGAGGAGCTCAGAAGGGTACTGGATATTAATACAGCACTAGATAATTAGAAGAGgtttggtgaaggacaggtacTAATATAAAGATCTTTAAATGTTTGAAGAAATAGAATGTGACAGGAATGGTTCAGAATTTCAACCACCTACCATGGAACAGGGAAAAGTGGCTGCTTCCCAAgagggggggtgtgtgtgtgtgtaaagtggCTGCTTaccaagagtgtgtgtgtgtgtctgtgtgtgtgtaaagtggCTGCTTCCCAAGAGGGTGTGTGTAAAGTGGCTGCTTCccaagaggggtgtgtgtgtgtgtgtgtgtgtgtgtgtgtgtgtgtgtgtaaagtggCTGCTTCccaagaggggtgtgtgtgtgtgtgtgtgtgtaaagtggCTGCTTCccaagaggggtgtgtgtgtgtgtatctgacagagacacagagagagacggATGATTTTTGCGGCTGGAAAGTTTAAAGTCTGGCCTGCcaggaaggaaatggccaccatATTCTCAGATTAAATAATAAAAGCTGGTAGGAGAGCAGTAATTCAGGGCCTCTGAGTCAGAGAGCTGAGAGAGATCCCAAAGGGGAAGGTGTTCTCCTCTGGCCTCCACACTCCTGACCCAGTCCGCGTTCCAGGGCCAAGGTGGCAGGAGGAGCATACCGTGTTCCCGGGCTGTTTGGTGTGGGCAAGAGTGAACTTGCTATGATTCTTCTTGCTCCTGCTCTTTGATTTCCGGAGCTCTTCACACTTCTCATAGTCACTCAGGTCAAACACCTCTTGaatgtttttctcatcttttaccTAGAGGAGGATTGGAGGTGAGGTGATAACGATTAAAATTACTTAGTCCCTTCTCCCAAACTGTTAGTTTAGACCTGTCTGAGAACCAGAAGAAGCCTGAGAAGGGATGGATGACAGGATAGGAAAAGGCTGTCCTACCCAAGGGTCACAGAGGCCTGATAGTTGGGGGGGACCCCAAGTCCTGATTCCTTGCATGGGTTTCCATTTAAACTCCTCTCACAACTCCCCTCAGCCAAGCTACTGTTTCTAGAACCCCAGTAGGTCTCTTCATTATGACTCCTACTGTGTCCTTCAAAGGACACCATAACAGGGCTCATACTTTAATCCTACCATTCTGAAGTAAGCAGACCTGGATGGCCCTTGATTGTCCAGAGAAGATAAAGGCAGAGCCCACATTAGGGGATTTCTGGAGAGAATGGAGGGCTGCCTCCAGCCTCCCCTTTCTTACGTGTATGTTGATGCTTTCTTACCCTCATTTAGCTCCTTCCTTAAATATATTCTATTATGATGAGACTCATCTATCTCCTTCATTTCAGGAGCTTTAGCACcacagggtggagaaggcaatggcaccccactccagtactcttgcctggaaaatcccatggacggaggagcctggtaggctgcagtccatggggtcgctaagagtcagacacaactgaagcgacttagcagcagcagcaccacaggGACAGCCACCCCTGTGTTCGGTTTGTTCAGATTGGGTGAAAAATACACCTGTAGTTCCTACCACACCTTATTCCTTCCAAGGTACCATGACAACCCAATGTAGCTCCTGCAGGCTTGAGAAGCCACTGAAGTCACTCCACTGCGCTCTAGGCAAAGAGACGTTTATACCCTCCCTGGAGGACTACTTGAGAAGAGTGTTCTGCTACCTCTTCCCATGATTCCAGTTTGAGCCCTTTTAGTCAGGAAGTTCCTCCTTGTGTCTAAACTGAGCCGGAAGTGTCTAAACTGCAGGAAGCTTGTAGAATCTATCCTGCAACCGGCTCCACCCTTAGCAGCTTTATCCACCATTTGGCTCTTAACTCTCTTGCTGAATGTCTAATGAAAGACCACAACTCTGTCTATATCCTCTGACCCCACAAAGTGAGCGCCACAAAGCAAATTCCATTAAATTTCTGCCAAGGTCTGTTTTAAACCCCTCAGGGATTTCCCTCTTCTCCCCTGAGGTGTTCCCATGGCTCTGGCCCTCTGATCTGGCTTACAAGAGGAGAGAAGACTTTGTCACTGGTCCAGACGGAGGAGTCCGTGATTAGAAAACCCTTTCACCCTCTGCTACTTGCACCTGAGGTCAGAAGACCCTGGGGAATGAGCCTGTTCATGTCTTCTTGGGATGAGAGACGACAACCACCAGCACTTGTTAAAACTAAACAGACAGAAGTAGCGTCATATGTTCCTTGGATGGTATCTACCCTCCCTGACTGGAATTATTTCACAAAAGAGTCCCCACTTCACAAGTTCTGACATAGGAACTGTGAGCACGGAGGTGACTTCATCTATCTGCCTGGCTCTCTCTTCCATCCCCCAACCCATCTCTGCTCTTGTGTCTGCCCATCCTTCTGACTTGCCGCTGGACCCAGGGGACACAGGCCCATTCAGGTGAATGGCTGCTCATACACCCACCTTTGTTTGTTTCAACACGCTGTGGCTCCTCCAGGCCTCTCCCCATCCTGGCTTTGGGCTAGGAAGTGACAGGGGCCTTGAAGGATTGTGGGTGGAAGTGGACAAGATGCTGGTAAGGGGTGTCCCAGAACAATTCCCAGAAACATGGGAGCATGGATGCAGGGTGGTGCATCactcctctccccctccttcctcagAGCTGAGACTATCAGCAGAGGCCAGAAATCTTGGAGAGGAAAGTGCTGGGTGTGTGTATGTAGCCAGGGGAAGAGAGTtacttgtttctgttttccttaggggaggggaggggaggggaagggaagggaagggagggaagggaagggaggtaTTCTggcttggacatgactgataagCAGCTCTGGGGAGCAGGAGACACTGACAGAGGTCAGCCCTGCATAGGGCAGGGGTAGGAGACAGGGTAAGACAAGCAGTGAGACAGTGCCCGGGGAAGATGGACAGCTCCAGGCCCCTAGTTccccactgtatttttttttcctccatctaaTTCATACAGTCTCATTTATAATTACCACCCAGCAAGGTCAACCCTTCCTTTCCCCTGATTCTTTGTCCTTAGGCTACAGAAAGGAATTTTTCCTATGCTTGCCAAAAAAGATGCCCTGAACTCAATTTCCTCTACCATGAGGTCTCCTGAAGGTCTAGTTTCTGTTCCTGTACATCAGCCCCATGGTCAAAAGGTGCCCTTTGACTGAGAATGAGGAGAACAGTTATTAACAACAAATACAGAAGGATTTCTTTGGTTGAGGCAGTTGCAGGAAAAAGACTGGTGCAAATTCTAAGACAGAGGGTTAGGGATTTCCTTGCATTAACATGTAAATTACAGATATtatagtacatttttaaaaactctttaattCTATTGGCTCTGGAGCTTTCAGGAAGGGGACAGAATACAGCCTACATCCTTGATCAGTTTCACCTTTAGTCTAGGCCTTTGAAGCATGGAAACTGGCTGCAAAGAAGAGTAATATCAATAGGCTTGTTCCCTCTTCCTATGCCTTCCTCTACAGTGGGCAGTTGGCCCCATGACTGGTCAGATGTTCCTGACTCACAGGACACCAGACATCCTAGGCGGAAGTCATTCCATTCTTTCCCCTGTCTCAGTACCCCTTCCTCCACAAATAAGGGTCCGTCACACTCTTTCATCCCCAGACTGTTTTTTAGATtgctacaaataaaaaaaatgtcttgTTCCTTCTACCCTTTCCCTGATCTCATGTTTTCCCCACTGACGTGTGGGAAGTTCTCCCCGATTGCTCACTAGAGTTTCCTGCCATTATGAAGTTCAGGGAAGACAGGAGATACACATGGAcacttgctttaaaaaagaaaaaaaaaaaaaaaacaccagaaagTCAGCAAattgtgggggggaaaaaaaacttgggTAGGATTTGGGGTTGGGTAGAGGTGACCCTTAAAGATAAATTCTCCTGTCAAAGTGTTTTCTCACTTCACTCCAACACCAAGTTCTCAGCTTAGTGTAAACAGCAAGGTTTAAATACCCTTAAGAGGGATCTCTTTGGCCCTGGCATAGCTTAGTTCTTTCTTAGCTGCTTCGGTAGATGTTCTGTTCAAGATGAATACTTTCTCCAGGACTGCGTGTGTGTCTTGTTTCAATACCATAAAAGGATTTATTTACCTAAATATAGTCTAAGCAGAAAGCAGAAGAGGTTAGAACTCAGGGAGGACTTCCCAGTTAGCCCCTGGTGAGGGAACTCACCCTCACCAGGCAGGGGAGGGCCATCCTACCAGGGGAACTCAGGACAGTCTCCTAGGCAATGCTGACATAGTCACAGAGATAGGGATTGGAATGACTTCTAACCCACGGAGGGGCAATTTTAGTTTCTCCACATTCCTGTGTTATTGAGTCCAAGAATTAGGGATAAAACAGAGAAGAGTTTGGATTCAATATGTGGTCTCAGGTTCCGACCCAACGTggactgttttcattttaactATAGACCCaaagacacagagacatgcaGGGGTTCAAAACTCCACTCTCCCTTCTGATATAATTGGTGGGGGGTGTTGGGTAGGAAGGAATGGAGAATGAGTTCcttgcttctttgtttttaagtggagtgggggtggggaacagagAACATGTTAATTAAGGACACTGGCTTCAAGAGAAATAACTGCCACTTAGAAATACTCTACCTGAGGTTACGTGAGACTGCCTCTGGATGGTATGTGTGTTTTCTGTGATTTGGAGCAGCTGTACTACTGATATGACTTGCATATGTCTCTGTGAGAGACAGGAAAGGGGAGGCTAGCTGGGCTGgcggggcaggaaggagggaagaataaGCTGAACAGGGTGtttcagcagcaacagcaaagaaaaaagaatcctaCGGTCAGCTTGAGGCCAGGATAGGGGACAGCAGGGGACACAAGAGTTTTGGGGACATCTTGGGAGGGAGTTATCATGGCTATCAGAAAggtattttcaaaggaaaatcttTAAATAAGATGCAACTTCTAACTCGGGTCTTCTCACTGAAGGGCGACCTTTCTCTGCAGATAAGATGGGGGTAGAGACCAACCGGACCGCTGAACTCGCTTTCGGAACAAAATGAGGAGTGAGGTAAGGGGGAGACGAGAAGTACATATAAGACCCCTTCGGAGAGAACAGGCCAGGACTATGAGAAAACTGGGTAGTTCTCGGCAAGGGCACCTACCTCCTTTTCAGAGATGTAGAGCTGGTCCCCTTTCAGCACCACGTAGCGGTTTTTCCAAATCTCCCTGAAAATCCCTTTCCCGCAGAATTTCCGGACCCAGCCGACCTTCTCAGGCGGTGCACACTGATGGTTTCCATCCTGAGGCCCCTGCCCCCGAGAGTCAGATGAGAATCGCACGGTTAGGTGGTTGCAGCTTTTTCCTCCTAGCGTTCCGTCCCCCGCGCCCTCCCGAGTCCCCGGTCCCCTCCCCGCGTCCGCCCCGCCGTAGCTGGAGTCGGGGAGCCCCGCGTTTGCTCCCCACTTCTTCAAAGCCTTTCACTCCAAGGAACTCGCGTCCCTATCGCTCCCCTCCCCCGTCTTCCAAATAAACAACTGGAATTGCCCGTGCCAGGGGTGAGGGCCGGGCTGGAGCCGAGGGGTGGCCTTCGGGGCTCCGCcgtgccccccgccccctcccccagctcccctccACGCCGCGCCGGGGTTTACGgcattttatttctcattgtcTTCTCGCCGCTGCAGAGCTTGGTGCCAGCGGCCAGCGGCCGCCCGCCGCCCGGGGAAGGCGAGGCCGGGGGTCGGGGCAGAAACTCAGCCAAGTTAACCCCCGGcccaagtaaacaaacaaaagcccccGCGGTTCCTCGTCGCGGGCCCGGCGCACCGAGGCCGAAGCTAAGGGGACCGGAGACCAGGCCGGGCGGGGTGGTCGGCCCGGGGCTAGCGCGGGGTGTCCCCGGCCCCCAAGCCGGTCGCCAGCGGGTCCGACGGGGCCGGGGTCCTCGGGGCACAAAGTCAGCGGCGGCCACGGGGCGGGCGGACGTACTCACCCTCTTGGTGGAATTGTTCTT from the Bos javanicus breed banteng chromosome 3, ARS-OSU_banteng_1.0, whole genome shotgun sequence genome contains:
- the PLEKHO1 gene encoding pleckstrin homology domain-containing family O member 1, with amino-acid sequence MMKKNNSTKRGPQDGNHQCAPPEKVGWVRKFCGKGIFREIWKNRYVVLKGDQLYISEKEVKDEKNIQEVFDLSDYEKCEELRKSKSRSKKNHSKFTLAHTKQPGNTAPNLIFLAVSPEEKESWINALNSAITRAKNRVLDEVTVEEDSYLAHPTRDRAKIQHSRRPPTRGHLMAVASTSTSDGMLTLDLIQEEDPSPEEPTSCAESFRVDLDKSVAQLAGSRRRADSDRIQPSSDRASGLPRLWEKPDKGATYTPQAPKKLTATEKSRCASLEEILSQRDAVPAHTLQRRAEDPPTPIPHAPGQLSRIQDLVARKLEKTQELLAEVQGLGDGKRKAKEPPRSPPDSESEQLLLETERLLGEASSNWSQAKRVLQEVRELRDLYRQMDLQTPDSHLRQTTQHSQYRKSLM